One segment of uncultured Tolumonas sp. DNA contains the following:
- a CDS encoding substrate-binding domain-containing protein → MATIKDVAKLAGVSIATVSRVINHSPKTGESARAAVNRAMEELNYRPDPNARALVSRVNDTIGCMVFDVADPFFGAMVKAIEIECRAHHKHLLIGNGSHDAAQERETIELLISKRCEALIIHSKALSNEELTAYAEKSPGMIFINRLLPELPSRCIWLDNYYGSYTVTQHLIELGHKHIACVASKYDIEDAYERIRGYQDALQESGLEPDEITVERAEPNEEGGEQAIQDLLGRGMPFTAVVAYNDAMATGIISVLIDNGFRVPEDVSVVGFDDVIFARFSRPKLTTMRYPISMMATKATQMALQLATGEAAETTAQVFRPVLVRRQSSAAAPQETR, encoded by the coding sequence ATGGCAACTATAAAAGACGTCGCTAAACTAGCTGGCGTCTCTATTGCAACCGTTTCTAGAGTAATCAATCACTCACCGAAAACGGGAGAGTCAGCAAGAGCCGCGGTAAACCGCGCTATGGAAGAATTAAATTATCGCCCTGATCCTAACGCCAGAGCATTAGTTAGCCGAGTAAACGATACCATTGGATGCATGGTTTTTGATGTAGCTGACCCATTTTTTGGCGCTATGGTGAAAGCCATTGAAATAGAGTGCCGCGCTCATCATAAACATTTACTGATCGGTAACGGTTCCCACGATGCCGCCCAAGAACGTGAAACAATTGAACTTTTAATCAGTAAACGTTGTGAAGCGCTAATAATCCACAGTAAAGCACTGAGTAATGAAGAGCTGACAGCGTATGCTGAAAAGTCTCCCGGTATGATTTTCATTAATCGATTATTGCCTGAACTTCCCTCTCGTTGTATCTGGTTAGATAACTATTACGGTAGTTATACCGTCACTCAGCATCTGATTGAATTAGGGCATAAACACATTGCTTGTGTGGCATCAAAATACGATATCGAAGACGCCTATGAGCGAATTCGTGGTTATCAGGATGCGTTGCAGGAATCAGGTCTTGAGCCTGATGAAATTACTGTTGAACGTGCTGAACCTAATGAAGAAGGTGGTGAACAAGCCATTCAGGATCTGTTGGGGCGTGGAATGCCATTTACAGCCGTTGTTGCCTACAACGATGCGATGGCAACTGGGATCATTTCCGTGTTGATCGATAATGGTTTCCGAGTGCCGGAAGATGTTTCCGTCGTCGGTTTTGATGATGTTATTTTTGCACGTTTCTCACGCCCAAAATTAACCACCATGCGTTATCCCATCTCTATGATGGCAACTAAAGCAACACAAATGGCATTACAACTGGCCACAGGCGAAGCCGCGGAAACAACCGCTCAGGTTTTCCGCCCGGTATTAGTCAGACGCCAATCATCCGCTGCAGCACCGCAAGAAACACGTTAA
- a CDS encoding NADH-quinone oxidoreductase subunit A has translation MAGLAHNGSFLFYVLAAIGLCSIMIGLAAFLGGRAQGRSKNTPFESGVDSVGTARLRFSAKFYLIAMFFVIFDVEALFLFAWSVSVRESGWVGFVEAATFIVLLLVGLVYLWRIGALDWAPQRQPTPSNNTDQSK, from the coding sequence ATGGCTGGTTTGGCTCATAACGGCTCGTTTTTATTTTATGTTTTAGCTGCAATAGGCCTGTGCAGCATCATGATTGGTCTGGCGGCGTTTCTGGGCGGCAGAGCTCAGGGACGAAGCAAAAATACTCCTTTTGAATCCGGTGTCGATTCCGTCGGCACTGCTCGTCTGCGTTTTTCTGCAAAGTTTTATCTGATTGCAATGTTCTTTGTGATCTTCGATGTAGAAGCGCTTTTCCTGTTCGCATGGTCCGTTTCAGTACGCGAAAGTGGTTGGGTTGGCTTTGTCGAGGCTGCCACCTTCATCGTGCTGTTGCTGGTTGGACTGGTCTATTTGTGGCGCATTGGCGCGCTCGACTGGGCACCACAACGCCAACCAACACCATCTAACAATACTGACCAATCCAAGTAA
- the mglB gene encoding galactose/glucose ABC transporter substrate-binding protein MglB codes for MNKFSKIAVIVAGLTIGAAAQAETLLGFTIYKYDDNFMSVVRKGIEKEGAQNKDVKLLMNDSQNDQSKQNDQIDVLISKGVKALAINLVDPAAAPVVIEKAKENNIPIVFYNKEPTKEALASYDKAYYVGTDSKEAGIIQGDIIAKQWKAHPEWDLNKDGVIDYVLLKGEPGHPDAEARTTYVAKTLNENHKIKTNALNMDTAMWDTAQAKDKTDAWLSGPNGEKIEVVIANNDGMAMGAVEALKAHGNTKIPVFGVDALPEALAMIKAGSMAGTVLNDASNQAKATFDLTKNLAEGKPAGQGTHWNIVNKVVRVPYVGVDKANMDQFK; via the coding sequence ATGAATAAGTTCTCTAAAATAGCTGTAATTGTAGCCGGCCTGACTATTGGTGCCGCAGCTCAAGCTGAAACTCTGTTAGGCTTTACGATTTATAAATACGATGACAACTTTATGTCAGTAGTTCGTAAGGGCATCGAAAAAGAAGGTGCTCAAAATAAAGATGTCAAACTGCTGATGAATGATTCGCAGAACGACCAGTCTAAACAGAACGACCAGATCGATGTATTGATTTCCAAAGGCGTAAAAGCGCTGGCTATCAACCTGGTTGACCCTGCTGCTGCTCCAGTAGTAATTGAGAAAGCGAAAGAAAACAACATTCCGATTGTGTTCTATAACAAAGAACCAACTAAAGAAGCACTGGCTAGCTACGACAAAGCTTATTATGTAGGTACTGACTCTAAAGAAGCCGGTATCATCCAAGGCGATATCATTGCTAAACAATGGAAAGCTCACCCAGAGTGGGATTTGAACAAAGATGGCGTGATTGACTATGTTCTGCTGAAAGGTGAACCAGGTCATCCAGACGCTGAAGCACGTACCACTTACGTTGCTAAAACTCTGAATGAAAATCACAAGATCAAAACCAATGCTCTGAATATGGATACCGCCATGTGGGATACCGCACAGGCGAAAGACAAAACTGACGCATGGTTGTCTGGCCCTAATGGCGAGAAGATCGAAGTAGTTATCGCGAACAATGATGGTATGGCAATGGGTGCTGTAGAAGCACTGAAAGCACATGGCAATACTAAAATTCCAGTATTCGGTGTAGATGCGCTGCCTGAAGCACTGGCGATGATTAAGGCCGGTTCAATGGCGGGTACCGTTCTGAACGATGCCAGCAACCAAGCGAAAGCAACGTTTGATCTGACCAAAAACCTGGCAGAAGGCAAACCAGCAGGTCAAGGTACTCACTGGAACATCGTCAACAAAGTGGTTCGTGTACCATACGTAGGCGTTGATAAAGCGAACATGGATCAATTCAAGTAA
- the mglA gene encoding galactose/methyl galactoside ABC transporter ATP-binding protein MglA, which yields MADITVNHSQEYLLEMAGICKEFPGVKALDNVNLKIRPHSVHALMGENGAGKSTLLKCLFGIYEKDAGTIIFQGKEINFHSAKEALDNGVSMVHQELNQVRQRSVMDNMWLGRYPTKGMFIDHDKMYRDTKKIFEELGIDIDPKDKVGTLSVSQMQMIEIAKAFSYNAKIVIMDEPTSSLTEKEVNHLFTIIRKLKDRGCGIVYISHKMEEIFQLCDEITILRDGQWVATQSLEGLDMDKIIGMMVGRELTQRFPPKVNRPKEVILEVEGLTALNQPSIKDVSFQLRKGEILGIAGLVGAKRTEIVETIFGLRDKASGTIKLHGKEVQNTDAHDAIRNGFALVTEERRSTGIYSQLDIEFNSLIANMDQYKGFGGLLENKRMRSDTQWVIDSMRVKTPSQKTSIGSLSGGNQQKVIIGRWLLTQPEILMLDEPTRGIDVGAKFEIYQLMLELAKKDKGIIMISSEMPELLGITDRILVMSNGRVAGIVETEKTDQQEIMRLAALYL from the coding sequence ATGGCTGATATCACAGTGAATCATTCTCAGGAATATCTGCTGGAAATGGCGGGTATTTGTAAAGAGTTTCCAGGTGTAAAAGCCTTGGATAATGTGAATCTTAAAATTCGTCCTCATTCTGTTCATGCCTTAATGGGTGAGAATGGTGCAGGTAAGTCAACATTATTAAAATGTCTGTTTGGTATTTATGAAAAAGATGCCGGAACAATCATTTTTCAAGGTAAAGAAATTAATTTCCATTCAGCCAAGGAAGCATTAGATAATGGTGTTTCAATGGTGCATCAGGAATTAAACCAGGTTAGGCAACGTTCCGTGATGGATAATATGTGGTTGGGTCGATATCCAACAAAAGGCATGTTTATCGATCATGATAAAATGTACCGTGACACCAAAAAAATATTTGAAGAATTGGGTATTGATATCGACCCGAAAGATAAAGTTGGCACTTTATCTGTTTCTCAAATGCAGATGATTGAAATTGCAAAAGCATTTTCTTATAACGCCAAAATTGTAATTATGGATGAACCAACTTCTTCGTTGACAGAAAAAGAAGTTAATCATCTGTTTACCATTATTAGAAAATTAAAAGATCGTGGTTGTGGCATTGTTTATATCTCACACAAAATGGAAGAAATATTCCAACTGTGTGATGAAATTACGATCTTACGCGATGGACAATGGGTGGCGACTCAGTCGCTGGAAGGGTTGGATATGGACAAGATCATCGGCATGATGGTCGGTCGTGAATTAACTCAACGTTTTCCTCCCAAAGTAAACAGACCTAAAGAAGTGATTCTTGAAGTAGAAGGCCTGACTGCATTAAATCAGCCATCAATCAAGGATGTTTCTTTCCAATTGCGTAAAGGCGAAATCCTTGGTATTGCGGGCCTCGTCGGCGCTAAACGAACTGAAATTGTAGAAACTATTTTTGGTCTTCGTGATAAAGCTTCAGGTACCATTAAATTACATGGTAAAGAAGTACAAAATACAGATGCGCATGATGCGATCCGTAATGGCTTTGCGCTTGTTACCGAAGAACGTCGCTCGACAGGCATTTATAGTCAGCTTGATATTGAATTCAACTCGCTGATTGCCAATATGGATCAATATAAAGGCTTTGGTGGTTTATTAGAAAATAAACGAATGAGAAGTGATACCCAATGGGTTATTGACTCCATGCGTGTTAAAACACCAAGTCAGAAAACATCAATAGGATCACTTTCTGGTGGTAACCAACAAAAAGTTATTATTGGCCGCTGGTTATTAACTCAGCCGGAAATATTAATGCTGGACGAACCAACTCGCGGTATTGATGTTGGTGCAAAATTTGAAATATATCAACTGATGCTTGAACTCGCCAAAAAAGATAAAGGCATTATCATGATTTCATCTGAAATGCCGGAGTTGTTAGGTATTACCGATCGTATTCTGGTTATGAGTAATGGTCGTGTAGCGGGTATCGTTGAAACTGAAAAAACCGATCAGCAAGAAATTATGCGTTTGGCAGCTCTATATTTGTGA
- the mglC gene encoding galactose/methyl galactoside ABC transporter permease MglC, which translates to MNVSKTLDYLKNGGIYVVLFILLMIIIVKEPSFLSLNNFSNILTQSSVRVIIALGVAGLIVTQGTDLSAGRQVGLAAIVAATMLQAMTNVNKVFPSIGEVPIPVVILIVCVIGAFIGFVNGFIIAKLNVTPFITTLGTMIIVYGVNSLYYDLAGASPIAGFDPRFSSFTQGFFKLGTFKLSYLVIYAAIATAFIWVLWNKTKFGKNIFAIGGNPEAAKVSGVNVTVNLILIYMLSGVFYAFGGMLEAGRIGSATNNLGFMYELDAIAACVVGGVSFSGGVGTVLGVITGVIIFTVINYGMTYIGVNPYWQFIIKGAIIIMAVALDSLKYAKKK; encoded by the coding sequence ATGAATGTATCAAAAACTTTAGACTACCTGAAAAATGGTGGCATTTATGTGGTTCTTTTTATTCTATTGATGATTATCATTGTTAAAGAACCGTCATTTTTAAGCTTAAATAACTTTAGTAACATCCTTACCCAATCTTCTGTACGCGTTATTATTGCGTTAGGTGTGGCAGGTTTGATTGTTACTCAAGGCACCGACTTGTCAGCCGGTCGTCAGGTTGGTTTAGCAGCAATTGTAGCGGCAACCATGTTGCAGGCGATGACAAACGTTAATAAGGTATTTCCTTCCATCGGCGAAGTACCAATTCCTGTTGTTATCCTAATTGTCTGCGTAATTGGTGCTTTTATCGGTTTTGTGAACGGTTTTATCATTGCAAAACTGAACGTAACGCCATTTATTACCACCTTGGGTACCATGATCATCGTATACGGTGTGAACTCCCTGTATTACGATTTAGCAGGCGCATCACCAATTGCTGGTTTCGATCCTCGTTTCTCTAGCTTCACCCAAGGGTTCTTTAAATTAGGTACCTTTAAGCTGTCTTATCTGGTTATTTATGCTGCCATTGCCACCGCATTTATTTGGGTGCTGTGGAATAAAACCAAATTTGGTAAAAACATCTTCGCTATCGGTGGTAACCCAGAAGCAGCAAAAGTATCTGGTGTTAACGTAACTGTTAACCTGATCCTGATTTATATGCTGTCTGGTGTGTTTTATGCCTTCGGCGGTATGTTGGAAGCAGGCCGTATCGGTAGTGCGACTAACAACTTAGGTTTCATGTATGAGTTGGATGCCATCGCGGCGTGCGTGGTAGGCGGTGTGTCATTCAGTGGTGGTGTTGGTACTGTACTGGGTGTTATTACCGGTGTAATCATCTTCACCGTTATCAACTATGGTATGACTTACATCGGTGTGAACCCTTACTGGCAGTTCATCATCAAGGGTGCAATCATCATCATGGCTGTTGCGCTTGACTCACTGAAATACGCTAAGAAAAAATAA